In Populus nigra chromosome 1, ddPopNigr1.1, whole genome shotgun sequence, one genomic interval encodes:
- the LOC133687564 gene encoding thioredoxin O2, mitochondrial-like has product MRGNNKALLVRALIFGSHRSSMNSFSRRLHENLISNPSKTSHPSKSLTNFTTKFHFSTPYLQLFQRTLSSSSSSGASNIVLVKSDEELNSGLKNVQEKSSPAVFYFTATWCGPCKFISPVIEELSKKYPHATIYKVDIDTEGLQNALASLNIAAVPTLDFYKNGKKETTIVGADVAKLKNTMESLYRED; this is encoded by the exons ATGAGGGGGAATAATAAAGCACTGCTGGTTCGAGCTTTAATTTTCGGAAGCCACCGGAGTTCAATGAACTCCTTCTCCCGTCGTCTTCATGAAAACCTAATTTCAAATCCAAGCAAAACCTCACATCCTTCTAAATCTCTCACCAACTTCACCACAAAATTTCACTTCTCAACTCCTTATCTGCAACTCTTCCAAAGAaccctctcctcctcctcctcctccg GTGCATCAAACATTGTTCTTGTAAAATCAGATGAAGAGCTGAATAGCGGACTGAAAAATGTTCAAG AGAAGTCTTCTCCAGCGGTTTTCTATTTTACTGCTACATGGTGTGGGCCTT GCAAGTTTATATCTCCTGTAATCGAAGAGCTGAGTAAGAAATACCCTCATGCAACAATATATAAAGTTGACATTGACACG GAAGGTCTTCAAAATGCGTTGGCGAGCTTGAATATTGCTGCTGTG CCAACTCTTGATTTCTACAAAAATGGCAAAAAGGAAACTACAATTGTTGGTGCTGATGTTGCCAAGTTGAAGAATACCATGGAATCTCTCTACAG ggaGGATTAA